From Bacteroides uniformis:
AGAATATTATAGAAGTGAGTTATCAACAATTTAAAAAGTTAAAGATATGAGTAAAACAAGATTTGTTGCATTCGCGACACAGAAAGGTGGAATAGGAAAGTCCACCATCACGGCTCTTGTAGCCAACTACTTTCACAATGTCAAGGGCTTCAATGTGGCGGTCATAGATTGTGACGAGCCACAATACAACCTTGCAGACCTGCGAGACGAGGAACTGGAACTCATCAAAAGCAGCGACTATTTCAAGGCGCAAGCCTGTGAGCATTTCAAAAAACTGGGCAAGAAGTCCTTCAGCGTAACGAGAAGCAATGCTGTCAATGCGCTTGACGACGCAGAGACAGTGTTGAATGAAACAGAGGTTAAACTTGACTTCATCTTCTTTGACATGCCTGGGACTATCAAAAGTGAGGGCGTCATGAAGACCTTGTCTCAGATGGATTACATCTTTGTACCCGTCAGCGCAGACCGCTTTGTTGTAGAAAGCGCAATGAGCTTCATGCAGTTGTTCCACGACAACTTTTTGACACAGGGTTGGTCGGTCACCAAGAAACTTGCTTTCTTTTGGACAATGGTTGACAAACGAGAACGCACGAGTTTGTATGATGTATATGAAGGTATGTTCAAGTCTCTCGACTATTCGGTTCTCAACACACGACTGCCAGACAGCAAACGTTTCAGAAGAGAGCTGTCGGAGAACAGAAAGGCAGTGTTCCGTTCCACCATCTTTCCATCAGACCCAAACCTGTTGCGAGGGAGTGGCATCAAGGAGTTGTCCGACGAGATTTGTGAAATCATAAAGACATGAGCCTATGGTAAGCAGAAAAATCAACACTGACGCAATAGATGAAAATCTGCTCATTGCCTCTATTGGCAAGAGCAAGATTGGCACGACAACGGCATCCATTCTTGACGGAACTTCCCAAAACCCAGTGAAGGATACCGAAGAGAAAGAAGAGGGTGAAAAGAAAAATCCACGTTCACAGATGGATAAGCCTGCAGCCCCACGCAAGCCATCCAAGGTTTCTTCTGAAAGTTATGATGCTGCATTTCTCAAACGAAACGAGATAAAGACTCGTCAATGCGTTTATATCAGTCGTGAGATACATAAGAGAATTTCGAGGATTGTCAGTGTGCTCGCAAAACATGAGTTAACAGTTGGTGGTTATATCGACCTTATTCTTGAGAGACATCTTGAAGAGAACCAGGAAGAAATCAACGGCTTGCTGAGAAAAGAGATAGATGACTGGAATGTATGACAAATAAAAAGGAATAAGCATGACAATGGAAAGTATATTCATGATAGTTTTGGTTGCATTCAATGTCTGGACTATCTATTTTTACAACAAGTTGCTCCTTGAAGTTGCGAACAATAAGGAAGAAGAGGAAAAACCGCCTATCGACCCGATGGCACTTGTAGGCAAAAGTCTTTTCAAATTGTCCCAACTGCGGAAGAAAGAAGAAACGGAACAAAAACAAACAGAATCCATGTCCGTATCGGATAATGACGTGACATTTGACGATTCTCCAAAGAGTACGGCACGGATTTCTGACGAACAGCTTGATGACGTGTTTACGAATGTTCGCATAGAAGATATTGGTGTGAAATATTCTGACAATAAGGAAGATGCCGATATGCCACAAGCCAAAGGGTCAAGTTTTGAGGACATTGACGCAGCTGTGAATACCGTCAAGGCACCGAAAGCAACGGACAAGGAGAAAAGACATGCAGGCAAGGTTTTCCATGAGATGGATGGCAACCAATTCTATGAGAAATTCATGGAGAACAGCGAGGAGTGCAAGAAGAACATCCATGATTACGTCACCTTCTACTTGCAAACTCATAAGATTGTAGAGATTTCCAAGCCAAAGAAAGAGTTTAAGGTGCCAGACAGTATAGAGGACTTCAATATCCTCGACTTTGTATAACAATTTAATAAGGAGAATTATGGAAAGAACAGAAGAAAACAATGCAACAAAGGATAGATTTGCACATGTGGGCAAAATATTCTCGGAAATGGACAGCGAAAAGCTACAAGCTGAAATCGCAGAACGCTCAAAGATTATTAAACGCAAAATAGATGCGTTGATGGAATTGCATATGTCAGGTATCTGACAAAAACTGTTGAGGTTGGATTTTCAATAGTCAACAAGTATTTCAATAGCAGAGAATTTGTATAACAATTAAAAGAATGATTATGGCAGACAAAACAAAAAACTGTGGTAAAGGACAACTCACTTCGACAGATGCCAAGGAGTTGTATGAGGCTTTCATGAGAAATTATGAAGAGACAATGGAGGAAGCTGGGAAACAGATTGACGCTTGTCTTGAAGAGACATTTCAAGACCGTACATCGTCAACTATTTCCGACAAGGAGGAGTGTTTTGATGAAGATGCAGCATATGAGAATTATGATGTGGGTGAATTTGAGCCAATCGACAGAATGGAGAAAGAGCGTACTGAGCAGTATGTCGGTAAGTTCATGGCAAATGCAGGTTTTACCGCAAGATATGGCAGACATGTTGGCATCAGCGAGGACATTCATGAGCGTGTGACTAAATTTGTCAGTATCGTAGGCAAGGGAAAGATTTCCATTGCAAGTTATGTGGATAACATCATCAACGAACACTTCAATGCCTATGCAGCCGAAATCAAGGCTGCATTCGATGAAGGTCTCAAGTCGTATCGCCTCTGACAATAAATTAAGAGTACGCCAATGAAAAAGAAAGACTACGGCTAAAATCTCAGCTTGCCACTAAATCCACAGGACGGCATCATGCCGCATTAGTAAGCAAAAGTGTCAATCGCCAGATGGGACTATCTCCCAAGGAACAGAAAAAACGATTTATGAATAAAGGACAGTCCTTTTGATTTGGGCTGTCCTTTGTTATTCTGCAAGTATCGCAGATAAGGAAAAAACGGTTCTTTGCCACTTTCTTTCCGCTCCTCGGCTCATGAAGAAAGTGGCGGAACGAATTTTCATCGCTCTGCCTAAATTATAATAATGTGGTGTTATGTCGTTGCAACCATTCGTTGCTCTATAAGTCTTGCATTGCTGTTCACCAAGTTGATGATGTCGGCATGGTGCTCGGTGTCCTTGTTCTGTAGTCCGTGGCATTGTACGACTTTCATCTGTTCGAGTGAAAACTCCACTGTTTCAA
This genomic window contains:
- a CDS encoding ParA family protein, which gives rise to MSKTRFVAFATQKGGIGKSTITALVANYFHNVKGFNVAVIDCDEPQYNLADLRDEELELIKSSDYFKAQACEHFKKLGKKSFSVTRSNAVNALDDAETVLNETEVKLDFIFFDMPGTIKSEGVMKTLSQMDYIFVPVSADRFVVESAMSFMQLFHDNFLTQGWSVTKKLAFFWTMVDKRERTSLYDVYEGMFKSLDYSVLNTRLPDSKRFRRELSENRKAVFRSTIFPSDPNLLRGSGIKELSDEICEIIKT
- a CDS encoding DUF3408 domain-containing protein: MVSRKINTDAIDENLLIASIGKSKIGTTTASILDGTSQNPVKDTEEKEEGEKKNPRSQMDKPAAPRKPSKVSSESYDAAFLKRNEIKTRQCVYISREIHKRISRIVSVLAKHELTVGGYIDLILERHLEENQEEINGLLRKEIDDWNV
- a CDS encoding DUF3408 domain-containing protein, with translation MADKTKNCGKGQLTSTDAKELYEAFMRNYEETMEEAGKQIDACLEETFQDRTSSTISDKEECFDEDAAYENYDVGEFEPIDRMEKERTEQYVGKFMANAGFTARYGRHVGISEDIHERVTKFVSIVGKGKISIASYVDNIINEHFNAYAAEIKAAFDEGLKSYRL